Proteins co-encoded in one Arachis hypogaea cultivar Tifrunner chromosome 11, arahy.Tifrunner.gnm2.J5K5, whole genome shotgun sequence genomic window:
- the LOC112720598 gene encoding uncharacterized protein: protein MEVSTPLSMATPTNSTKHLSITPGSRVLRSPLSDEEIWKRLKESGFDEESIKQKDKAALVAYIAKLEAEIYDHQHHMGLLIMERRELASKYEQVKTLAESSELMHKHDSAMTKSALTEARQREESLKKTVGVKEACIASLEKALHEMRTECAETKVAAESKIAEAHQLIDEAQKKFTEAEAMMRSAESLQAEANRFTGVAERKLRDVEAREDNLRRQIITFKSDCDEKDKEIILERQSLSERQKVLQQEQERLLQSQTLLNEREDHLFSRSQELDRLQRELEDTKKEFEKELEALHDEKTNLKLMDATLRQREEVLAKRETELNKKEQELVEFQGKLDSRECDEIQKAIAGQEAALKTRKHELETELQMHRKLVQNEIERKRRAWELKEVDLKQREDQILEREHDLDVRSRSLSDKEKELEDLSSTLEEKDKSLRAAEKEFESNKTLLQKEKHEIEQTKQDLQKSLASLEDKGRQVDNAKELFEAMKSETGDLSIFEMKLKEEIDLVRSQKLELLAEADKLKAEKAKFEAEWELLDEKKDELQKEAEFVAEERKAVSTFIKNERDKLREEKENMRNQYSQDLASLASERERFLNKMALEHSEWFTKMQQERADFLRDIEMQKRELNNLIEKRREEVESYLKEREMAFEEEKNRELQYINVLKEKAVKELEQVSFEMERLQNERAEINLDRDQRNKEWAELTNCIKELEAQRDKLQKQRELLHADRIEISAHMEELKKLEDLKVVSEDIAVVKLLNSDMESNRQKISARKNLKQMILQQNVDKTRNELVTSLVKKSPASPGPILSLIKACTQRFSRTSDKSIMANEGTHLISGTSNGNVSSGQRHVENDNPPRKSSRSQQTGFSFGEPKVIVEVPSRVEDASRASAIESETKDVNGKAALFSDERLVARRKRGSSNMNNKAGDSFVGLGQNKRPRAEETTIKSPSDCVSTQSVGTSSNQTQGTTEETRVVMVDKVIHVSQVASEKVDVLINPNEEPGDNLQNPRADQFNHDEIIDQSNSKTIQEDILLHDSSALGNME, encoded by the exons ATGGAGGTTTCGACGCCTCTGTCAATGGCTACTCCCACTAATTCTACCAAGCACTTATCCATAACGCCGGGTTCTAGGGTTTTGAGAAGCCCTCTCAGTGATGAAGAGATTTGGAAACGTCTCAAGGAATCTGGATTTGATGAGGAATCGATTAAGCAGAAAGACAAAGCTGCCCTTGTTGCTTACATCGCCAAGCTCGAAGCTGAG ATATATGATCACCAGCATCACATGGGCCTTCTCATAATGGAGAGAAGGGAATTGGCTTCCAAGTATGAGCAAGTTAAGACCTTGGCTGAGTCTTCTGAGTTAATGCATAAACATGATTCAGCCATGACTAAATCTGCTTTAACTGAAGCAAGACAACGCGAAGAAAgtttgaagaagacagtaggtgTCAAAGAAGCATGCATAGCAAGT CTTGAGAAGGCGTTACATGAGATGCGTACTGAATGTGCTGAAACCAAGGTTGCAGCTGAGAGTAAAATTGCGGAAGCACACCAGTTGATAGATGAAGCTCAGAAAAAATTTACGGAGGCTGAGGCGATGATGCGTTCGGCTGAGTCTTTGCAAGCAGAGGCTAACCGATTTACTGGTGTTGCAGAAAGGAAGCTTCGTGATGTTGAAGCACGGGAAGATAACCTAAGGCGGCAAATCATTACTTTCAAGTCAGA TTGTGATGAAAAGGACAAGGAGATCATACTTGAGAGGCAATCCCTTTCTGAAAGGCAGAAGGTTTTACAGCAAGAACAGGAAAGGCTACTTCAATCACAAACGTTGCTCAATGAGAGAGAGGATCACCTTTTTAGTAGGTCTCAGGAACTAGATCGTCTTCAAAGAGAATTAGAGGATACAAAAAAGGAGTTTGAGAAGGAACTTGAAGCCCTTCATGATGAGAAAACCAATCTAAAACTGATGGATGCCACTCTAAGACAAAGAGAAGAG GTACTTGCTAAACGGGAAACCGAGCTGAACAAGAAAGAGCAAGAGTTGGTTGAATTTCAAGGAAAACTTGATAGTAGAGAATGT GATGAAATTCAGAAAGCTATAGCTGGTCAGGAAGCTgcattgaaaacaagaaaacatgaGTTGGAAACTGAGCTACAAATGCACCGGAAATTGGTTCAAAATGAAATCGAGAGGAAGAGAAGAGCTTGGGAATTGAAGGAGGTTGATCTTAAACAAAGGGAGGACCAAATCTTGGAAAGGGAGCATGATTTGGATGTTCGGTCAAGGTCACTGAGTGATAAGGAGAAGGAACTGGAAGATCTGTCAAGTACTCttgaagaaaaagataaaagctTGAGAGCTGCTGAGAAGGAATTTGAATCAAATAAAACCCTTTTGCAAAAGGAGAAACATGAAATTGAACAAACAAAACAAGATCTGCAGAAGTCTTTGGCATCTTTGGAGGATAAAGGAAGACAAGTTGATAATGCAAAGGAGTTATTTGAGGCCATGAAAAGTGAAACAGGTGACCTGTCAATTTTTGAAATGAAACTGAAGGAAGAGATTGACCTTGTAAGATCCCAGAAATTGGAGCTTTTGGCCGAAGCAGATAAGCTTAAAGCTGAGAAGGCAAAGTTTGAAGCTGAGTGGGAGCTTCTTGATGAAAAGAAAGACGAGTTGCAGAAGGAAGCCGAATTTGTTGCAGAGGAGAGGAAGGCTGTTTCCACTTTCATTAAGAATGAGCGTGACAAgctaagagaagaaaaagaaaatatgcggAATCAGTACTCCCAGGACTTGGCATCACTTGCAAGTGAGCGGGAAAGATTCTTGAACAAGATGGCACTTGAACATTCTGAGTGGTTTACCAAGATGCAGCAGGAGCGAGCAGATTTTTTGCGGGACATTGAGATGCAAAAGAGGGAGCTGAATAACCTAATTGAGAAGAGGCGCGAAGAAGTGGAAAGTTATTTGAAAGAAAGAGAAATGGCTTTTGAGGAAGAAAAGAATAGGGAACTCCAATATATTAATGTTCTTAAGGAAAAAGCTGTAAAAGAGTTGGAACAGGTTTCCTTTGAGATGGAAAGGCTTCAGAATGAGCGTGCAGAGATAAATCTGGATCGAGACCAGAGAAACAAGGAATGGGCTGAGTTAACTAACTGCATTAAGGAACTAGAGGCTCAAAGGGATAAGCTCCAGAAGCAGAGAGAATTGTTGCATGCTGATAGGATTGAAATCAGTGCTCATATGGAAGAATTGAAGAAGCTAGAGGATTTGAAAGTTGTCTCCGAAGACATTGCTGTTGTTAAATTGCTTAATTCCGACATGGAATCTAACCGGCAGAAAATATCTGCAAGGAAAAACTTGAAGCAGATGATTCTTCAGCAGAATGTTGATAAGACCAGAAATGAATTAGTTACTTCACTTGTGAAGAAATCACCTGCTTCTCCTGGCCCTATTCTCTCGTTGATTAAAGCCTGCACACAAAGGTTTTCCAGAACTTCAGACAAGTCCATTATGGCAAATGAGGGTACGCACCTCATATCTGGTACCAGTAATGGTAATGTTAGCAGCGGACAGCGGCATGTTGAAAATGACAACCCACCTCGTAAATCTAGCCGTAGCCAACAAACAGGATTTTCTTTTGGAGAACCAAAAGTAATAGTCGAAGTTCCTTCTCGGGTTGAAGATGCCAGCAGAGCAAGTGCCATTGAATCTGAAACTAAAGATGTGAATGGAAAAGCTGCTTTATTTTCAGATGAGCGTCTTGTTGCACGTCGGAAAAGGGGAAGTTCCAACATGAACAATAAAGCTGGTGATTCGTTTGTAGGTCTGGGACAGAATAAGAGACCAAGAGCAGAAGAGACGACAATCAAAAGTCCTTCTGACTG TGTCTCGACCCAGTCTGTGGGTACATCATCAAATCAAACCCAAGGGACCACTGAAGAAACTCGTGTGGTAATGGTAGATAAGGTCATTCATGTGTCACAAGTGGCTTCTGAGAAAGTCGATGTTCTGATCAACCCTAATGAGGAGCCTGGGGATAATTTGCAGAATCCCAGAGCAGATCAATTTAATCATGACGAAATAATTGATCAATCAAATTCCAAAACTATACAAGAAGATATTTTACTTCATGATTCCAGTGCATTGGGAAATATGGAATAA